A window of the Ignavibacteriales bacterium genome harbors these coding sequences:
- a CDS encoding AbrB/MazE/SpoVT family DNA-binding domain-containing protein has protein sequence MEIIATTKGQIVIPSKIRSRLGIKEGTRIQIEVNEKDQSLTLTPITRQYIHSIRGKHKGMGLLKTLMTGKKREREI, from the coding sequence ATGGAAATTATTGCAACAACAAAAGGTCAGATCGTAATCCCTTCCAAAATACGGTCGAGACTTGGTATTAAAGAAGGAACGCGCATCCAAATTGAGGTAAACGAAAAGGACCAATCCCTCACCCTCACACCGATTACACGGCAGTATATACATTCGATTCGTGGAAAACATAAAGGAATGGGATTGTTAAAAACGTTAATGACCGGAAAGAAAAGAGAACGGGAAATCTGA
- a CDS encoding HNH endonuclease signature motif containing protein has translation MKPDDIISYLELINAEKAHLQKGMNYRIGKNYSIFLMSVRKNAPYADQINNSTGALLYEGHDHPKTKAVPDPKAIDQPMTTKTGAWTENGKFFKAATDYKTGLVPNAELIKVYEKIANGIWCYKGFFELVDVEKVPDGKRKVFKFHLLPVAKTMLHGNIELPHNRIIPTHVKVEVWKRDKGKCQLCNSNKNLHYDHVIPFSKGGSSLTSKNIRLLCARHNLEKSDKIMAIFPWISVGAAALAIHRQN, from the coding sequence ATGAAACCCGATGATATAATATCTTACTTGGAACTTATTAACGCAGAGAAAGCACATTTGCAAAAAGGAATGAATTACAGAATTGGTAAGAATTATTCAATCTTCCTTATGTCAGTAAGAAAAAACGCACCATATGCGGATCAAATTAATAACTCAACGGGTGCATTGCTATATGAAGGGCATGACCATCCGAAAACAAAAGCTGTCCCCGATCCGAAGGCCATAGATCAACCTATGACAACCAAAACCGGCGCGTGGACAGAGAACGGAAAATTTTTTAAAGCGGCAACGGATTACAAGACTGGTCTTGTTCCTAACGCAGAGCTAATAAAAGTATATGAAAAAATTGCAAATGGTATTTGGTGTTATAAAGGTTTCTTTGAGTTAGTTGATGTTGAGAAAGTGCCTGATGGTAAAAGAAAAGTCTTTAAATTCCATCTGCTCCCTGTTGCAAAAACTATGCTTCATGGCAACATCGAATTACCGCATAATCGGATCATTCCTACGCATGTCAAAGTCGAAGTATGGAAACGAGACAAGGGAAAGTGTCAACTTTGTAACTCAAATAAAAATCTTCACTATGACCATGTTATCCCATTTTCAAAAGGTGGAAGTAGTCTGACATCAAAAAATATCAGACTACTTTGTGCAAGACATAACCTTGAAAAATCAGACAAGATAATGGCAATATTTCCTTGGATCAGTGTTGGTGCGGCTGCTCTTGCAATTCATCGTCAAAATTAA
- a CDS encoding ORF6N domain-containing protein, with amino-acid sequence MPSDFLFELTPQEYTALRYQLGTLKRGEHSKYLPFAFTEQGIAMLSGVLNSTRAVQVNITIMRAFVKLRQLLSTHKDLAVKLEELEKKYDAQFKVVFDAIRQIIYTPDKPKREIGFRVKESTAKYNVKKTR; translated from the coding sequence ATACCATCCGATTTTCTCTTTGAGCTTACACCGCAGGAATATACAGCTTTAAGGTACCAACTTGGCACCTTAAAGAGGGGCGAACATTCCAAGTACCTCCCTTTTGCTTTCACAGAGCAAGGTATTGCCATGCTTTCCGGAGTATTAAACAGCACACGAGCTGTGCAGGTTAATATTACGATTATGAGGGCATTTGTAAAATTACGACAATTGCTCTCTACTCACAAAGACCTTGCCGTTAAGCTTGAAGAATTGGAAAAGAAATACGACGCTCAATTCAAAGTGGTCTTTGACGCTATTCGACAAATTATATATACTCCCGATAAACCAAAACGCGAAATCGGTTTCCGCGTGAAGGAATCGACAGCAAAATACAATGTGAAAAAAACGAGATAA
- a CDS encoding bacteriohemerythrin: MPIIEWNDAFSVDIQKIDEQHKKFFSLVNLLYDSIMQGKGEEVVGSVLNELQQYVIFHFKSEESWMKLYHYPDMNKHMLEHQEGAQKINHLVLEYERGNKTVDIELLKFLSEWLQHHILEVDRKYIPYFQGKI, from the coding sequence ATGCCTATCATAGAATGGAACGACGCCTTTTCTGTTGACATACAAAAAATTGATGAACAGCATAAGAAGTTTTTTTCTCTTGTCAATTTGTTATATGATTCTATTATGCAAGGCAAGGGTGAAGAGGTTGTCGGCTCGGTATTGAATGAGTTGCAGCAATATGTGATATTTCATTTTAAATCCGAAGAGTCCTGGATGAAATTGTATCATTATCCGGATATGAACAAGCACATGCTGGAACATCAAGAGGGGGCACAAAAAATAAACCATCTCGTTCTGGAATATGAACGCGGCAACAAAACTGTTGATATTGAATTATTGAAATTCTTAAGCGAGTGGCTCCAACATCATATTCTCGAAGTCGATAGGAAGTATATTCCCTATTTCCAGGGAAAAATATAG